One genomic segment of Chelmon rostratus isolate fCheRos1 chromosome 22, fCheRos1.pri, whole genome shotgun sequence includes these proteins:
- the drd4-rs gene encoding dopamine receptor D4 related sequence, whose amino-acid sequence MDNVTPSSPPGETYNYLALVLGVPLVLVIILGNILVCLSVLTERSLKTATNYFIISLAVADLLLAVLVLPLFVYSEFLGGIWTLSTYICDALMTMDVMLCTSSILNLCAISVDRYIAVVVPLKYNRNQFSVRQLALITATWVLSLGVASPILFGLNQVPGRDPNVCKLENDRFVVYSSICSFFVPCPVMLLLYYWIFRGLRRWSGRGRSQAGQTDRRGLSLRLSSALRRAKARTTGSQGKVIYAMPASLSPTSPSAVSMTTPPEEKLDGAAVAAESDPMTTQMDSVSDGEPTDRRRGGSGRENGLMKTNIVRNRRRRNSKSSRVSGRERKAMKVLPVVVGVFLACWTPFFVIHVTKVLCQSCDIGPTLISVVTWLGYVNSAINPIIYTAFNAEFRNVFHKLLCCRT is encoded by the exons ATGGACAATGTGACACCTAGCAGCCCTCCAGGTGAGACGTACAACTACCTGGCCCTGGTCCTCGGTGTCCCCCTTGTCCTGGTCATCATCCTGGGGAACATCCTggtgtgtctgagtgtgctCACCGAGCGCTCCCTGAAAACTGCCACGAACTACTTCATCATCAGCCTGGCGGTGGCCGACCTGCTGCTGGCAGTGCTGGTGCTGCCGCTCTTCGTCTACTCTGAG ttTCTGGGAGGCATCTGGACATTGAGCACCTACATTTGCGACGCTCTGATGACCATGGATGTGATGCTGTGCACCTCGTCCATCCTCAACCTGTGCGCCATCAGCGTGGACAG GTATATTGCGGTGGTGGTCCCTCTGAAGTACAACAGGAACCAGTTCAGTGTCCGTCAGCTGGCTCTCATCACGGCTACCTGGGTGCTGTCTCTGGGGGTGGCGAGCCCGATCCTCTTTGGTCTGAACCAGGTGCCGGGTCGCGATCCAAATGTATGCAAACTGGAGAACGACCGGTTTGTAGTGTACTcatccatctgctccttctTTGTGCCTTGCCCCGTCATGCTCCTCTTGTACTACTGGATTTTTCGAGGCCTGCGGCGATGGAGCGGTCGGGGTCGATCTCAGGCGGGTCAAACCGATCGTCGCGGCCTCTCTTTACGTCTCAGCTCGGCTTTGCGACGAGCTAAAGCCAGAACAACCGGGAGTCAAGGGAAAGTCATCTATGCTATGCCGGCCAGCCTAAGTCCCACCTCCCCATCCGCTGTCTCCATGACAACGCCCCCCGAGGAGAAGTTGGACGGGGCGGCGGTCGCAGCGGAGAGCGACCCAATGACGACACAAATGGACAGCGTGTCGGACGGCGAGCCCACAGACAGGAGGCGGGGAGGCAGCGGGAGAGAGAACGGCCTAATGAAGACGAACATCgtaagaaacagaagaagaagaaacagtaagagcagcagagtcagCGGGAGGGAACGGAAAGCCATGAAGGTCCTGCCTGTCGTCGTTG GTGTGTTTCTGGCCTGTTGGACACCTTTCTTCGTCATCCATGTCACTAAGGTTTTGTGTCAGTCATGTGACATTGGCCCCACCCTCATCTCTGTGGTAACGTGGCTTGGCTATGTCAACAGCGCCATCAACCCCATCATCTACACAGCCTTCAATGCCGAGTTCAGGAACGTCTTTCACAAGTTGCTGTGCTGTCGCACATGA
- the LOC121626106 gene encoding cadherin-related family member 5 has product MLLPWRLLLWQVALTLFHHAVTASLCLGGSDIFASVRENSPMGQFISNLSISGEPGANAVRLCLTGDNADWFYLEGRTIRLNASVSRVLDREVQGSVLIAELTCYEDDVIQSQYRILVEILNENDNKPNFLEETIHPFTISELTAVDSVVLTVKAVDADGDMISYIIDQSSRDAWFFRIDLPNSGNIVLNKPLDYETRTHLQVIVWAQENTVEKFNTSAVLSVNIEDGDDQYPHFLPCTPVSPGVPVCTNPTYTANITHKQQDEVLVFSPGPIRAEDGDRGINTPLIYSILSGGDQGRFVINNRTGEIQLTRPVISQRLTTNFTLNVMVCQVNDRLKYSVASVLIRVLSENMFPPIFNRTVFKGFIIQSSSPASIVSTYGNQVLQVLVSDRDFSDGLNPHIHYSLHPPSGLYQVTQGGVLIARTDKLQAFDRHILQVVARDEESGEEVSASVDVEVLQRGQTVPRGAFTEQQLFGDVDSRLAGGIAAMIMVLFLSSVLFLLLRTMRRRRGPRNADEHAAVDLGKHPNVVSSSRPVFSLEESLYDSKAFRHEYESSSQSDSLHGRQGVYTRRHSLLPPPSSPPNVIVSDPGGRSRLRSDLFPVVEKPEWRPEATESAETLRVSDVREGSATGVSTGVHDDDITAADAETLPGDNDTKTNGWEET; this is encoded by the exons atgCTGTTGCCCTGGAGGCTGCTCCTCTGGCAGGTGGCTCTCACCTTATTCCATCATGCTGTTACAG CTAGCCTGTGTCTGGGGGGGTCAGACATCTTTGCATCTGTCAGAGAGAACAGTCCGATGGGTCAGTTCATCTCTAACCTCAGCATCAGCGGAGAACCAGGAGCTAACGCTGTTCGACTGTGTCTGACTGGAGACAATGCCGACTGGTTCTACTTAGAGGGTCGCACCATCCGACTGAACGCCTCCGTGTCCAGAGTCCTCGACCGAGAG GTTCAGGGATCAGTGCTGATAGCAGAGCTGACCTGTTATGAGGATGATGTCATACAG AGTCAGTACAGGATCCTGGTGGAGATCctgaatgaaaatgacaacaaaccGAACTTCCTGGAGGAGACGATTCACCCGTTCACCATCAGTGAG ctgacagcagtgGACAGCGTGGTTCTCACTGTGAAGGCAGTCGATGCAGATGGAGACATGATCAGTTACATCATCGATCAGTCATCG CGTGACGCATGGTTCTTCAGGATCGATCTACCGAACAGCGGAAACATAGTTCTGAACAAACCTCTGGACTATGAGACCAGAACTCACCTGCAGGTGATCGTCTGGGCCCAG GAAAATACTGTGGAGAAATTCAACACATCTGCTGTTCTGTCCGTGAACATCGAGGACGGGGACGACCAATATCCTCACTTCCTGCCCTGCACACCTGTCTCTCCAGGTGTTCCTGTCTGCACGAACCCGACCTACACTgccaacatcacacacaaacagcag gaTGAAGTTCTGGTGTTTTCTCCTGGTCCGATCAGGGCGGAGGACGGAGACAGAGGAATCAACACTCCTCTGATCTACAGCATCCTGTCAG GTGGTGATCAGGGCAGATTTGTGATCAACAACAGGACTGGTGAGATCCAGTTAACCAGACCTGTGATCAGCCAGCGACTGACAACAAACTTCACACTCAACGTCATG GTCTGCCAGGTGAACGACCGACTGAAGTACAGCGTGGCGTCTGTTCTGATTAGAGTTCTCAGTGAGAACATGTTCCCTCCGATCTTCAACAGAACCGTTTTTAAAGGTTTCATCATCCAGAGCTCTAGCCCCGCCTCCATTGTCTCCACCTATGGGAACCAGGTGTTACAGGTCCTGGTGTCAGACCGCGACTTCTCTGAT GGCCTGAATCCACACATCCACtactccctccatcctccatctgGACTGTACCAAGTGACCCAGGGGGGGGTTCTGATAGCCAGGACGGACAAACTGCAGGCCTTTGACAGACACATACTTCAG GTCGTAGCCAGAGATGAAGAATCAGGAGAAGAAGTTTCAGCTTCAGTGGACGTTGAAGtcctgcagagaggacaaacag TACCTCGTGGTGCGTTCACTGAGCAGCAGTTGTTTGGAGACGTGGACAGCAGACTAGCAGGAGGAATCGCAGCAATGATCATGGTGTTGTTTCTGTCGTCcgttctgtttctgctgcttcgAACTATGAGGAGAAGACGAGGACCCAGAAATGCCGATGAACACGCAGCCGTTGACCTCGGAAAACATCCCAACGTG GTGAGCTCCAGTCGGCCAGTGTTCTCTCTGGAGGAGTCTCTATACGACAGCAAAGCTTTCAGGCATGAATATGAGTCTTCGTCACAGTCAGACAGTCTGCATGGCAGACAGGGAGTCTACACCAGGAGAcactctctgcttcctcctccttcatcacCACCGAACGTTATCGTCAGTGATCCTGGAGGAAGATCCAGACTTCGCTCTGATCTGTTTCCTGTCGTAGAAAAACCAGAGTGGCGACCTGAGGCGACGGAGAGCGCTGAAACCCTCAGAGTGTCTGATGTCAGGGAGGGGTCGGCCACAGGTGTGTCCACAGGCGTTCAcgatgatgacatcacagcagcgGACGCAGAGACTCTTCCGGGAGACAACGACACGAAAACAAACGGATGGGAGGAGACGTAA